In Bacillus toyonensis BCT-7112, a single window of DNA contains:
- a CDS encoding ATP-binding protein, which translates to MNKGYIFKNEEIKALKVFLSLFFIIFFVYDLAYEFIVPLIGGEQEGVGKFEDGLGLWLYFWMVILFCIGIYFMKWKNPFAVKYIILIGYNILDFIHNIMIYSGSDAEFDGGNIVEGFFILFAPIFVSKKYFWLVIGIIVGRYALIGIIIQSSLVLIPMALCSVFSIICWIIFLRFQSYIRTIEMMDKEIKQTEKLATVGKMATVIGYKIRRPLATLKKLVNKQANKHPEDKIYSDIMKQEVERIHTITTELSGFEKSKSLESETHNIQEIIAYVIRVMGKPALEQGVHIQGIYSKDIPSITCDEKRLKQVFFNLIKNGIEAMSVGGTITIKVTVEDGIVVQVKDEGCGIPKDKIPKLNEAFYTTKETGTGLGLVVTEKIIKDHNGKMSFESEVGVGTTVKVMLPM; encoded by the coding sequence ATGAATAAAGGCTATATATTTAAAAATGAAGAAATAAAGGCACTCAAAGTATTTTTAAGCTTATTTTTTATTATATTTTTTGTATATGATCTTGCCTATGAATTTATCGTACCTTTAATAGGGGGAGAACAAGAAGGAGTAGGAAAATTCGAAGATGGTTTAGGCTTATGGCTCTATTTTTGGATGGTGATATTGTTTTGCATCGGCATATATTTTATGAAATGGAAGAATCCATTTGCGGTAAAGTATATCATTTTAATTGGCTATAATATATTAGATTTTATCCATAATATTATGATTTATTCTGGTAGTGATGCTGAGTTTGATGGTGGAAATATAGTAGAAGGATTTTTCATTTTATTTGCACCAATCTTCGTGAGTAAAAAATATTTTTGGTTAGTTATAGGGATAATTGTTGGAAGGTACGCTCTTATTGGAATCATTATTCAATCTTCTCTCGTTTTAATCCCAATGGCATTATGTAGCGTATTCTCCATTATATGTTGGATTATATTTTTGAGATTCCAGTCTTACATTCGTACGATTGAGATGATGGATAAAGAAATAAAACAAACAGAAAAGCTAGCAACTGTTGGAAAAATGGCAACAGTTATTGGCTATAAGATTAGAAGACCTTTAGCAACTTTAAAAAAACTTGTGAATAAACAAGCGAACAAGCATCCCGAGGATAAGATTTATAGCGATATTATGAAGCAAGAGGTAGAACGAATTCATACAATTACTACAGAACTTAGTGGGTTTGAGAAATCTAAATCGCTAGAATCAGAAACTCATAACATACAAGAAATTATCGCTTATGTTATTCGGGTTATGGGTAAGCCTGCTTTAGAACAAGGGGTGCACATACAAGGTATTTACAGTAAAGACATACCGTCAATTACATGCGACGAAAAACGATTAAAACAAGTATTTTTTAATTTAATCAAAAATGGGATTGAAGCAATGTCAGTTGGTGGGACGATTACGATTAAAGTTACCGTAGAAGATGGAATCGTCGTTCAGGTGAAAGATGAGGGGTGCGGCATTCCAAAAGATAAAATTCCAAAGTTAAATGAAGCTTTTTACACAACGAAAGAAACGGGCACAGGTTTAGGGTTAGTAGTTACAGAAAAAATTATTAAAGACCACAACGGTAAAATGAGCTTTGAAAGTGAAGTTGGAGTTGGAACGACGGTAAAGGTAATGTTGCCGATGTAA
- a CDS encoding ATP-binding protein: MKESFLSYKEEERNAKIFLWVLFVTVTAYQIFYAIVLENKSLTDKGHNILWQVICGTAILGVNIYLIKKEKANLVKYTCLFAYIGIEMANILSYILYNKAAFDGVNIIEIILIFFVPIFLNKKYFVFLLATIIGKYVIYLFVLEEVKAFMFLIMYTLLLIAAYIILNRFLQYLSAVKESIKIASESQKLAVIGKMAATVGHEIKNPLASLKGFTQLQREKHEDDPIYKRMIFEIENMNNMISELMEVATCKPSIYEKHDVGKIVLQAVKTLREKMNESNVQLISNVEEKTVEVECDERKIRGVFLYVINNALEAMEQGGILDLRLENKGKDYVMISIIDSGYGIKKENLARVTEAFYTTKQDKIGLGLTVADRIVAEHLGELCIVSERDIGTRIDIILPMKFGNYEIQVEEKLGVTI; this comes from the coding sequence GTGAAAGAAAGTTTTCTATCATATAAAGAAGAAGAAAGGAATGCAAAAATTTTCTTATGGGTGCTATTTGTTACTGTTACTGCATATCAAATTTTCTATGCAATCGTATTAGAAAATAAATCACTAACGGATAAGGGACATAACATACTATGGCAAGTTATTTGTGGAACAGCAATACTCGGCGTGAATATATATTTAATAAAAAAAGAGAAAGCAAACCTTGTTAAATATACATGTTTATTTGCATACATAGGGATAGAAATGGCTAATATACTTTCGTATATTCTTTATAATAAGGCGGCATTTGATGGGGTAAATATAATAGAAATTATTCTCATTTTCTTTGTACCTATATTTTTAAATAAAAAGTATTTTGTGTTTTTACTTGCTACGATTATAGGGAAATATGTGATTTATTTATTTGTATTAGAGGAAGTAAAAGCGTTTATGTTTCTTATTATGTACACACTTTTATTAATAGCTGCATACATCATTTTAAATCGATTTTTACAATATCTTTCAGCTGTAAAGGAAAGTATTAAGATTGCTAGTGAATCACAAAAATTAGCAGTGATCGGAAAAATGGCAGCGACAGTCGGGCATGAAATTAAAAATCCACTTGCTTCGTTAAAAGGATTTACACAATTACAGCGAGAGAAGCATGAAGATGATCCTATTTATAAACGAATGATCTTTGAAATAGAAAATATGAATAATATGATAAGTGAGTTAATGGAAGTTGCTACATGTAAACCTTCTATTTATGAGAAACATGATGTAGGAAAAATTGTATTACAAGCAGTAAAAACTCTTCGCGAAAAAATGAATGAATCAAATGTTCAACTTATTTCTAATGTGGAAGAAAAAACAGTGGAAGTTGAATGTGATGAACGAAAAATAAGAGGAGTTTTTTTATATGTCATAAATAATGCTCTGGAGGCAATGGAGCAAGGTGGCATTTTAGATTTGCGATTAGAAAATAAAGGGAAAGATTATGTGATGATAAGTATAATCGATAGTGGTTACGGTATTAAGAAGGAAAATTTAGCCCGTGTGACAGAGGCTTTTTATACAACGAAACAAGATAAAATTGGTCTAGGACTTACGGTAGCGGATCGAATTGTTGCCGAGCATCTTGGTGAATTATGCATTGTAAGTGAAAGAGATATTGGAACAAGAATAGACATCATTCTTCCAATGAAGTTTGGAAATTATGAAATCCAAGTGGAAGAAAAGCTAGGAGTTACCATATGA